The genomic interval TCCGCATGGTGCCGGACGGCCTGCTGTGCGGCTGCGGCTCACAGGGCTGCTGGGAGCAGTACGCGTCGGGCCGCGCGCTCGTGCGCTACGCCAAGCAGCGCGCGAACGCCACCCCCGAGTCCGCGGAGGTGCTCCTCTCGCTCGGCGACGGCACCCCCGACGGCATCGAGGGCAAGCACATCTCCATGGCCGCCCGGCAGGGCGACCCGGTCGCCGTCGACTCCTACCGCGAACTGGCCCGCTGGGCCGGCGCCGGCCTCGCCGACCTCGCCTCCCTCTTCGACCCCTCCGCCTTCATCGTCGGCGGCGGCCTCTCCGACGAGGGCGAGCTGGTCCTCGACCCCATCCGCAAGTCCTACAAACGCTGGCTGGTGGGCGGCAACTGGCGCCCGGTCGCCGACGTGATCGCGGCCCAGCTGGGCAACAAGGCGGGCATGGTGGGCGCGGCGGACCTGGCGAGGGAGCCGGACCCGATTATGTAACCCACCCCGCCTTTTGCTTTTAGGGGCGCGGGGAACTGCGCGATCAGCCACGTACCACTGGCAGTCGCCCACGTACCTCGCGCCCCGAGCTGTTCGGCGTAGATTGATCCACATGGTGCCGCTCCCCAACTCCCGCACAGACCCCGACGGTTCGGCGATCATCCGCGTCCTGAGCTACAACATCCGCTCGATGCGCGACGACACAGACGCCCTGGCCCGCGTCATCAGGGCCTGCGCCCCCGACCTCGTCCTGATCCAAGAGGCCCCCCTCTTCTTCCGCTGGCGCAAGAAGCTGGCCCGCCTCGCCTCCGCCTCCGGCCTGGTGGTCCTCTCCGGCGGAGGCACCGCAGCCGGCCCGGCGCTGTTGTGCTCACTCCGGGCAACGGTCGAGCGCACGGAGGACGTACTCCTGCCACTGACCCCGGGCCAGTTCCGACGCGGCTTCGCCACCGCGGTCGTACGGTTCGGCGGCGCCCGCCTGGGAGTCCTCAGCTGTCACCTCAGCCTCCGCCAGGACGAACGCTACGAACAGGGCGGCATGCTGCTCGACCGGCTGGCCGGCATGGGCGTGGACCACGTGATCGCGGGCGGCGACCTCAACGACCGCCCCGACGGCCGGACTTTCGGCCGCCTGGCCAAGGAACTCCAGGACTGCTGGGCCACCGCCCCCTGGGGCGACGAGAACACCTGGACCCCCGGCAACCCCTTCCAGCGCATCGACGCGATCTTCGCGACGCAGGGCATCGAGGTGCTGGGCTGCGGGGTGCCCTCGGCCCAACCAGGAGTCACGGAGACGGACTTGAGGGCGGCCACGGACCACTTCCCGGTCCTGGCCGCCCTCAGGATCCCCGCGAGCTAGACGACGGCCCCGCGTCCGGGATCGTCCCCGTCCTCCTCGTCCGTCCGCATCCGCATCACCAACGTGCCGAATCCGCCCAGGAATCCACCGATCCCGATGGTCGCCAGCCACCAGGTCATCTCCCAGCCGAGCAGCACCGCGAGCAGCAGCAGGATCGGGCCGCCGATCACCCCGAGCCAGGCGAACTTGGCGGTCGTGTCGGCGTCCGGCAGTGGTGGCGGCTCCGGCGGTACGAAGTGGCCCTCGTCGTCCTCGTCGAAGTCCTCCTCGGAGGAGTCCGGCGAGGTGAAGTCACGGGGACCGCCGACACCGGGCGCGAAGGAGACCGAACTGCCCAACGGCTTCGCGGGCGCCGGCGGCTCCTCCGCGGCTTTGTCCTTGGCGGTGCCTTTGTCCTGCTCCTTGGCCTTCGGCTGCTCGTCGTTCTTCTCGGGATCGAGCAGCGCGAGATCCTCGATCGACTTGAACGGCTTGGCGCCCGGCGGATCCTTGGGCTCGTCGCCGTACCCGGCGACGATCGCGGCCCACGCGGCCTCCTCGTCGAACGGGACGCCCTGCTCGTCCGGTTCGAGGCCCTCGCGGTCGGAGTCGTGCTCAGCCACCTGTGGCCGTCCCTTCCTGCTCGCTCACCCGGCCCGTGTCGGACGCCTGCTTGCCGACACTGGGTGCGAGCCGGCCGATGAACGCGAAGCTCTCCTCGAAAATCCGGTCCGCGTCGTGGTCCAACGTCGCGACGTGGTAGCTCTGTTCCAGCAGGATCTCCGTCACGTCGGCCGAGGAAACCCGGCTGAGGACACGAGCCGAGTCGGCCGGCGGAACCACATGGTCCTGGGGGCTGTGCAGCAGCAGGAGCGGCTGGGTGACCTGCGGGAGTTCGCTGTCGACCAGCCGGAAGAAAATACGCAGGGAGTGCGCGGAGTGCAGCGGCACCTTGTCGTACCCGACCTCCTCGCTGCCCTCCTTCGCGATGTCGCTGGCGATGCCCGGCGCCGTACGCACCAGATGGCGGGCCACCGGAAGGGCGTACGCCGCGAGGCCGTGCACCTTGATACCGGGGTTGACGACCACGACACCGCTGATCTCGTCACCGTGCTTCGCGGCCAGCCGCAGGGCCAGCGCGCCGCCCATGGACAGGCCCGCGACGAAGACCTGCGAGCAGCGCTCGCGCAGGGCGCGCAGCTCGCGATCCACCTCCGCGTACCAGTCCTGCCAGCCGGTGAGCTGCATGTCCTCCCAGCGCGTGCCGTGCCCGGGCAGCAGCGGCAGCGACACGGTGAGGCCGCGCTCGGCCAGGTGCTCCGCCCAGGGGCGCAGCGACTGCGGGGAACCGGTGAAGCCGTGGCAGAGGAGCACTCCGACCTCCCCGCCCTCGTGGCGGTACGGCTCGGCTCCGGGGAGGACCGGCACCTTCGGTCTCCTGTTCATGAGAAGGGCGTGGTGGTGAGACGCGTGTTCATGAGAGGGGTCTGAACAAGTCCAGGTGCGGTTAACCGTACGCGACCGCACTGACACCGACCAGGGTCGTCGGGTCCTTTGACAGTGCTCCGGGTTAAGGTCTGATCGACGGAAACGGGAGGCACTCGGTTGTTGTACGGCACGATGAAGGTCGCCATCGGGGGACCGCTGAAGGTCGCCTTCCGACCCTGGGTGGAGGGCCTGGAGAACATTCCGGACGACGGCGCCGCCATTCTGGCGAGCAATCACCTCTCGTTCTCGGACTCGTTCTTCCTGCCCGCGGTCCTGGACCGCAAGGTGACCTTCATCGCGAAGGCCGAGTACTTCACGACCCCCGGGGTGAAGGGCAAGCTGACGGCCGCGTTCTTCAAGGGCGCCGGCCAGCTTCCGGTGGACCGCTCCGGTGCGCGCGGGGCGGGCGAGGCCGCGATCAAGGCCGGGATCGACGTCCTGGAGCGCGGTGAACTGTTCGGTATCTATCCGGAGGGCACGCGCTCCCCGGACGGCAGGCTCTACCGGGGCAAGCCCGGCGGCCTCGCGCGCGTGGCGCTCGCCAGCGGCGCCCCGGTGATCCCGGTCGCGATGATCGACACGGAGAAGATCCAGCCGCCTGGCAAGGTCATGCCGAAGCTGATGAGGCCCGGCATCCGGATCGGCAAGCCGCTCGACTTCAGCCGGTACAACGGCATGGAGCACGACCGTTTCGTCCTCCGCGCGGTGACCGACGAGGTCATGTACGAGATCATGAAGCTCTCCGGCCAGGAGTACGTCGACATCTACGCGACCGCCGCCAAGCGGCAGATCGCGGAGGCGGCGAAGGTCGACAAGGAAGCGGACAAGGCGGCCAAGGCCGCGCTCGCACAAGCGGAGAAGGAACAGACCAGCCCATAGGCGGGCCGGAGTCTGTGTCGGGGGTGGGGGAGATGGCCAAGCAGGTACGTGTCGTCAGGATGTCCGTGGAGCAGCCGCTCTGGCGCGCCCTGAGCGGCTACCGCGTGCTGACCATGCTGTACGCGATCGGGCTCTTCGCCTCCGCCTACGACGAGTTCGACCGACCCGGCATCGCCATCGCCTTCTACGTCGTCCTGTTCGTCTGGACGCTCGCCACCCTGCCCCGGGTGCAGAGCGCGGTCGCCTGCACCAAGCGCTTCCTCGCCGTCGACCTCGCGATCGCGCTGACCGGCATCGTCCTCACCCCGCTCGCGGCCGACGACCACCACATCTCCAGCGGCGGTCCCACCCTGCCGTCGATATGGACCGCCGGCTCGGTCCTCGCGTTCGCCATCAAGGGCGGCTGGCGCTGGGCCGCGTTCGCCTCCACCCCGGTCGCCGTCGCCAACCTGATCGAGCGCGGCTCCCCGGCCCGCGACACCGTCCACAACGTGGTCCTCGTCTGGGTCGCCTCCATCGCCATCGGCTACGTCGTGGAGGTCGCCCGCGCCTCCGAGCGCACCCTCGCCCGCGCCCTGGAGATCGAGGCCACCACCCGGGAACGGGAGCGCCTCGCCCGCGACATCCACGACGGTGTCCTCCAGGTGCTGGCGATGGTGCAGCGGCGCGGTGCCGTGCTCGGCGGCGAGGCGAGTGAGCTGGGCCGGATGGCGGGCGAGCAGGAGATCGCGCTGCGCACCCTGGTCTCCGGCGCGCTGGTGCCCGTGTCCCGGGTGTCGCTGGACGCGGCGGAGGGCGCGGTCGTGAGGGCCGTGGAAGTGGAAGTCGAGGAACCCGACGACGGGCCGGTCGATCTGCGGGGGCTGCTCGCGCCCTATGCCGCGGCCAAGGTGAGTTTCGCCGAGCCGGGGGCTCCGGTGCCGTTGCCCGCGCCCGCGGCGAAGGAGCTGGCCGCCGCTGTCGGGGCCGCCCTGGACAATGTGCGCCGGCATGCCGGGGAGGACGCGCGGGCGTGGATCCTGGTCGAGGACGAAACCCGGGAGGTCGTGGTGACCGTACGGGACGACGGGCCCGGGATTCCCGAGGGGCGGCTCGCGCAGGCCGAGGGGGAGGGGCGGCTCGGCGTCGCCCTGTCGATCCGGGGGCGGTTGCGGGACCTCGGGGGCAGTGCCGAACTGGTGTCGATTCCCGGGCAGGGCACGGAAGTTGAGTTGAAGGTACCGAAAGCACGGGGGAAGGCGGGGACACGATGAGTGAGCAGCAGGGCCCGATCAGGGTCATGGTGGTCGACGACCACCCGATGTGGCGCGACGCCGTCGCCCGCGACCTGGCCGAGTCCGGCTTCGACGTGGTCGCCACCGCCGGAGACGGCGAGCAGGCGGTGCGCCGGGCCAAGGCCGCCGCCCCCGACGTCCTCGTCCTCGACCTGAACCTGCCGGCGATGCCCGGCGTCCAGGTCTGCAAGGAACTGGTGGGCGCCAACCCGGCGTTGCGCGTCCTGGTCCTCTCCGCGAGCGGCGAGCACGCGGACGTCCTGGAGGCGGTGAAGTCCGGCGCGACCGGCTATCTGCTCAAGTCGGCTTCCACGGAAGAGCTGTTGGACGCGGTGCGGCGAACGGCGGTCGGCGACCCGGTGTTCACACCCGGGCTCGCCGGACTGGTCCTCGGCGAGTACCGCCGTCTGGCCTCCGACCCGGCACCGGCCACGGACGGCGACCGGCCCAAGGCACCCCAACTCACCGACCGCGAGACCGAAGTGCTCCGCCTGGTCGCCAAGGGCCTGAGCTACAAGCAGATCGCCGAACGCCTGGTCATCTCGCACCGCACGGTCCAGAACCATGTCCAGAACACCCTCGGCAAGCTCCAGTTGCACAACCGGGTGGAGCTGGTCCGGTACGCGATAGAGCGCGGTCTCGACGACGCGTAGCCGGCCCGGTTGATCAACTCCCCGACAATTCAGTGGAGTTGATCTCGGAACTGACATCGGAATTGACCTTCCCGCCCATCCCTCTGTGACCTGGATCACCATTAGCGTGGCTCTCACAGGAAACCGCGGCGAAGGGATATTTCCATGCGCGTCGGAGTACTGACCGGAGGCGGCGACTGCCCCGGACTCAACGCCGTCATCCGGGGCATCGTCCGCAAGGGCGTACAGGAGTACGGCTACAGCTTCGTCGGCTACCGGGACGGCTGGCGAGGCCCGCTCGAAGGCGACACCGTCCGGCTCGACATCCCCGCGGTGCGCGGCATCCTGCCCCGCGGCGGCACCATCCTCGGCTCCTCCCGCACCAACCCGCTGAAGCTGGAGAACGGCATCAGCCGCATCAAGGCCAACCTCGCCGCGCAGGAGGTCGACGCGCTCATCGTGATCGGCGGCGAGGACACGCTGGGGGTGGCCGCGCGGCTCTGGGACGAGAGCGGGGTGCCCTGTGTCGGCGTACCGAAGACCATCGACAACGACCTGTCCGCCACCGACTACACCTTCGGCTTCGACACCGCCGTCGGTATCGCCACCGAGGCGATCGACCGGCTGCACACCACCGCCGAGTCGCACATGCGCATCCTGGTCTGCGAGGTGATGGGCCGGCACACCGGCTGGATCGCCATCCACTCCGGCCTCGCGGGCGGCGCGAACGTCATCCTCATCCCCGAGCAGCGCTTCGACGTCGACCAGGTGTGCGCCTGGATCACGTCCCGCTTCAAGGCGTCGTACGCCCCGATCGTGGTCGTCGCGGAGGGGGCCATGCCGAAGGACGGCGACGTGGTCCTCAAGGACGGCACCCTCGACTCCTTCGGACACGTCCGGCTGTCCGGGGTGGGCGAGTGGCTGGCCAAGGAGTTGGAGAAGCGCACCGGCAAGGAGGCCCGCACCACTGTCCTCGGCCACGTCCAGCGCGGCGGCACACCCAGCGCCTTCGACCGCTGGCTCGCCACCCGTTTCGGCCTGCACGCCATCGAAGCCGTCCGCGACGGCGACTTCGGCAAGATGGTCGCCCTGCGCGGCACGGACATCGTCCGCGTACCGATCGCGGAGGCGACGGCCCAACTGAAGACGGTCGACCCGAAGCTGTACGAGGAGGTCGGGGTGTTCTTCGGCTGAGCCGATGGGACGGGCGGATCCGGCGAAAGACCAGCTCCGGCTGACCGGCTGATCCGACCGAACGGGCCGGACCGGCTGTTCTGGCGAAACGGGCCGGTCCGGCTGGTCCGGTGGAAGGGGCTGAGGGTCGGACCCGCCTGAACCGCTCGCGGCGCCCGGTGGAACGGCCGGAACCGGCTGCTCCGGTGGAAGGAGTTGAAGGGGCCGGATCCGGCTGAACCGCTCGCGGCGCCCGGCGGAACGGTCCGAACCCGCTGGTCCGGTGGAAGGGGCTGGAGGGTCGGATCCGGCTGGACCGCCCGCAGCGGCGGCGGCGCCCGCGGCGCCCGGTGGAACGGCCCGGTCTGGCTGCTCCGGTGGGACGTCTACGAGGCGGAGGCGGGCCTGTTCTTCCTCGACAAGTCCCTGGAGGCCGTCGACGACGACACCCTGGCCCGCCTGGTCACCTTCCCGAACGTCCTGGTCACCTCCCACCAGGCGTACTACACCGAGGACGCCGTCACCCAGATCATCGACGCCACCGTCCAAAACGTCCTCGACTACACGGCCGGCCGCCGCTCCGAGAACGTGCTCGTCCCGCGCAACTGACCCACCAACTCCCGTACGACAGCAGCCCCGTTGAGCGTCAGCACCGACTCCGGGTGGAACTGGACCCCGGCGAACCCGGGCCCGCGCAGCGCATGCACCTCGCCCGCCCCGCTCCGGCTCAACTCCACATCATGGGCGGCCAGTTCAGCGGCGGCCTCGTCGTCACACCGCGCCACGAAGCTGTTGTAGAAGCCGACGGTCTCCGCCCGCCCGAACAGATCGATCGCCGTCTGCGCCCCCTGGTACGGAACCTCCTTCCGTACGATCTCCAGGCCCAGCTCCGCCGCGATCAGCTCGTGTCCGAGGCACACGCCGAGGACGCCGTGCCGGTTCTCCCGGAGTACCTCGGCGGTCAGCGCCCGCAGGAACCGCATCTTCGGGTCGGCCGTGTCGGAGGGGTCGCCCGGACCGGGGCCCAGCACCACGGGCCCCTCGTGCGCGAGCACCGCCTCCCGCAGCCCCTCCTCGTCGTACCGCCGCACGGTCACATCGAGGCCGCTCGACCGCAGCACATGCGCGAGCATCGCCGTGAAGGTGTCCTCCCCGTCGACGACCAGCGCGTGCCCGGTCAGCTCCTCGGACCGCTCCTGCATCCGCAGCCAGAAGGGGGCCAACGAGGTGCGGCGGCCGTCGAGCGCGGCACGCACGCGTGGGTCGTCGGCCAGCCGGGGGCGGGTGTCCTCGTTCCGCGGCCGGGACGGTCGTACGCCGAGCGCCGCCAGGACCCCCGCCGCCTTCGCATGGGTCTCCGCGACCTCGCTCGCCGGGTCCGAACCGCGGACCAGGGTGGCGCCGACCGGCACCCGCAGCCGCCCGGCCTCGTCGATGTCGGCGGTGCGGATGAGGATGGGGGAGTCGAGGGTCTGGGCGCCGCCGGAGTCGCGGCCGAGCAGGGCCAGCGCACCGGCGTAGTAGCCGCGCCCGCCGACCTCGTGCCGCTCGATGACCCGGCAGGCGTTCTGCACCGGCGAGCCGGTGACCGTCGCCGCGAACATCGTCTCCTTCAGGACCTCGCGCACGTCCAGCGAGGACCGGCCCCTCAACTCGTACTCGGTGTGCGCGAGATGGGCCATCTCCTTCAGCCGCGGCCCGATCACGACCCCGCCCATGTCGCCGACGGTGCACATCATCTTGAGCTCCTCGTCGACGACCATCGACAGCTCCTCGATCTCCTTGCCGTCGGCGAGGAAGGAGAGCAGATGCTCGGGCGTCGGCCCCTCGGCCGGATAGCGGTACGTCCCGCTGATCGGGTTCATGACCACGGTCCCGCCGGACATCCGGACGTGGACCTCGGGGCTGGCCCCGACCAGCGTCCGCTCGCCCGTGTGCACGACGAACGTCCAGTACGCGCCCCGCTCCCCGACCAGCAGCCGCCGGAACAACGCCAGTGCGTCGGCCCTGCCGTACCCCGGGATCTCGCCCTCGTACGTCCGCCGGATGACGAAGTTGGCGCCCTCGCCCCGCCCGATCTCCTCCCGCAGCACCCGCCCGACGATCTCGCCGTAGGCCTCGTCGTCGACGTCGAAGCCGCCGCCCTCGACCCGTACGTCGTGCGCGGGCAGCTGTGCCAGCGCGTCGGCGAGCGGGATCTCGTACGACTCCTCGGGCGTGAGGAAGGACAGCGGCGTGCCGTCGTCGCGGACGTCGAAGCCGCGCTCGCGGATCTGGCGGAAGGGGATCAGGGCCAGGCCCTCGGCCGGGAGGTCGGCGAGGCGGTCGTAGGAGGCGACCGGGCCGAGCATGACCTCGATCACGTCGTGGTCGTGGCCCGGGGTGCGACGGCGCAGCAGGGCGAACGGGCGGGGATCGCGGAGCAGGTCGTCCAGATGCATGGGTCCTTGGTTCCTTCTCGTGGAGAGGAACGGACCCCGGACACACCGAAGGCCGCCCCTCGGGCGGCCTTCGCGGAGTACTGGGAGTACGCGCAGTCAGTGGGCCGCCGGATGAGCGGTCCACCACCAGTTACGGGTCGAATGCGCGAACATGGGCGGCACCCTACCCCACGCGCACCTGAGCGTGAGGGTGTCTCACCTGTCGAGCCGCGCGAAAATTGCTCGACACGACCCCGTAATGTTGAGGGCGTGACCGTGAACGCTAAGACCAGCGCCAGCGCTGGCAACACCTGGCGAGACCTGCCCGCGGCGCAGCAGCCCGAGTACCCCGACACCGAGGCTCTGCGCGCAGTGATCGCGGACCTCGAGTCGTATCCGCCGCTCGTCTTCGCGGGCGAGTGCGACCAGCTGCGCGCCCGGTTGGCGGCCGTCGCCAAGGGAGAGGCGTTCCTCCTCCAGGGCGGCGACTGCGCCGAGGCCTTCGACGCGGTGTCCGCCGACCAGATCCGCAACAAGCTGAAGACCCTGCTCCAGATGGGCGCCGTCCTCACGTACGCCGCCTCCGTGCCGGTCGTGAAGGTCGGCCGCATCGCCGGCCAGTACTCGAAGCCGCGCTCCAAGGGCACCGAGACCCGTGACGGCGTGACCCTGCCGACGTACCGCGGCGACTCGGTCAACGGCTTCAACTTCGACGAGAAGTCCCGCATCCCGGACCCCGAGCGCCTG from Streptomyces sp. NBC_01288 carries:
- a CDS encoding ROK family glucokinase; protein product: MGLTIGVDIGGTKIAAGVVDEEGNILSTHKVPTPGTPEGIVDAIAAAVDGARAGHEIVGVGIGAAGYVNRQRSTVYFAPNIDWRQEPLKEKVEARVGLPVVVENDANAAAWGEYKFGAGKGHRNVICITLGTGLGGGIIIGNKLRRGHFGVAAEFGHIRMVPDGLLCGCGSQGCWEQYASGRALVRYAKQRANATPESAEVLLSLGDGTPDGIEGKHISMAARQGDPVAVDSYRELARWAGAGLADLASLFDPSAFIVGGGLSDEGELVLDPIRKSYKRWLVGGNWRPVADVIAAQLGNKAGMVGAADLAREPDPIM
- a CDS encoding endonuclease/exonuclease/phosphatase family protein; protein product: MVPLPNSRTDPDGSAIIRVLSYNIRSMRDDTDALARVIRACAPDLVLIQEAPLFFRWRKKLARLASASGLVVLSGGGTAAGPALLCSLRATVERTEDVLLPLTPGQFRRGFATAVVRFGGARLGVLSCHLSLRQDERYEQGGMLLDRLAGMGVDHVIAGGDLNDRPDGRTFGRLAKELQDCWATAPWGDENTWTPGNPFQRIDAIFATQGIEVLGCGVPSAQPGVTETDLRAATDHFPVLAALRIPAS
- a CDS encoding alpha/beta hydrolase, which encodes MPVLPGAEPYRHEGGEVGVLLCHGFTGSPQSLRPWAEHLAERGLTVSLPLLPGHGTRWEDMQLTGWQDWYAEVDRELRALRERCSQVFVAGLSMGGALALRLAAKHGDEISGVVVVNPGIKVHGLAAYALPVARHLVRTAPGIASDIAKEGSEEVGYDKVPLHSAHSLRIFFRLVDSELPQVTQPLLLLHSPQDHVVPPADSARVLSRVSSADVTEILLEQSYHVATLDHDADRIFEESFAFIGRLAPSVGKQASDTGRVSEQEGTATGG
- a CDS encoding lysophospholipid acyltransferase family protein — protein: MKVAIGGPLKVAFRPWVEGLENIPDDGAAILASNHLSFSDSFFLPAVLDRKVTFIAKAEYFTTPGVKGKLTAAFFKGAGQLPVDRSGARGAGEAAIKAGIDVLERGELFGIYPEGTRSPDGRLYRGKPGGLARVALASGAPVIPVAMIDTEKIQPPGKVMPKLMRPGIRIGKPLDFSRYNGMEHDRFVLRAVTDEVMYEIMKLSGQEYVDIYATAAKRQIAEAAKVDKEADKAAKAALAQAEKEQTSP
- the macS gene encoding MacS family sensor histidine kinase; translation: MAKQVRVVRMSVEQPLWRALSGYRVLTMLYAIGLFASAYDEFDRPGIAIAFYVVLFVWTLATLPRVQSAVACTKRFLAVDLAIALTGIVLTPLAADDHHISSGGPTLPSIWTAGSVLAFAIKGGWRWAAFASTPVAVANLIERGSPARDTVHNVVLVWVASIAIGYVVEVARASERTLARALEIEATTRERERLARDIHDGVLQVLAMVQRRGAVLGGEASELGRMAGEQEIALRTLVSGALVPVSRVSLDAAEGAVVRAVEVEVEEPDDGPVDLRGLLAPYAAAKVSFAEPGAPVPLPAPAAKELAAAVGAALDNVRRHAGEDARAWILVEDETREVVVTVRDDGPGIPEGRLAQAEGEGRLGVALSIRGRLRDLGGSAELVSIPGQGTEVELKVPKARGKAGTR
- a CDS encoding response regulator transcription factor — encoded protein: MSEQQGPIRVMVVDDHPMWRDAVARDLAESGFDVVATAGDGEQAVRRAKAAAPDVLVLDLNLPAMPGVQVCKELVGANPALRVLVLSASGEHADVLEAVKSGATGYLLKSASTEELLDAVRRTAVGDPVFTPGLAGLVLGEYRRLASDPAPATDGDRPKAPQLTDRETEVLRLVAKGLSYKQIAERLVISHRTVQNHVQNTLGKLQLHNRVELVRYAIERGLDDA
- a CDS encoding 6-phosphofructokinase, coding for MRVGVLTGGGDCPGLNAVIRGIVRKGVQEYGYSFVGYRDGWRGPLEGDTVRLDIPAVRGILPRGGTILGSSRTNPLKLENGISRIKANLAAQEVDALIVIGGEDTLGVAARLWDESGVPCVGVPKTIDNDLSATDYTFGFDTAVGIATEAIDRLHTTAESHMRILVCEVMGRHTGWIAIHSGLAGGANVILIPEQRFDVDQVCAWITSRFKASYAPIVVVAEGAMPKDGDVVLKDGTLDSFGHVRLSGVGEWLAKELEKRTGKEARTTVLGHVQRGGTPSAFDRWLATRFGLHAIEAVRDGDFGKMVALRGTDIVRVPIAEATAQLKTVDPKLYEEVGVFFG
- a CDS encoding anthranilate synthase family protein, with the translated sequence MHLDDLLRDPRPFALLRRRTPGHDHDVIEVMLGPVASYDRLADLPAEGLALIPFRQIRERGFDVRDDGTPLSFLTPEESYEIPLADALAQLPAHDVRVEGGGFDVDDEAYGEIVGRVLREEIGRGEGANFVIRRTYEGEIPGYGRADALALFRRLLVGERGAYWTFVVHTGERTLVGASPEVHVRMSGGTVVMNPISGTYRYPAEGPTPEHLLSFLADGKEIEELSMVVDEELKMMCTVGDMGGVVIGPRLKEMAHLAHTEYELRGRSSLDVREVLKETMFAATVTGSPVQNACRVIERHEVGGRGYYAGALALLGRDSGGAQTLDSPILIRTADIDEAGRLRVPVGATLVRGSDPASEVAETHAKAAGVLAALGVRPSRPRNEDTRPRLADDPRVRAALDGRRTSLAPFWLRMQERSEELTGHALVVDGEDTFTAMLAHVLRSSGLDVTVRRYDEEGLREAVLAHEGPVVLGPGPGDPSDTADPKMRFLRALTAEVLRENRHGVLGVCLGHELIAAELGLEIVRKEVPYQGAQTAIDLFGRAETVGFYNSFVARCDDEAAAELAAHDVELSRSGAGEVHALRGPGFAGVQFHPESVLTLNGAAVVRELVGQLRGTSTFSERRPAV
- a CDS encoding trp operon leader peptide, with protein sequence MFAHSTRNWWWTAHPAAH